In the Streptomyces sp. f51 genome, one interval contains:
- a CDS encoding L,D-transpeptidase — protein MGRRGGRGRAVRAWSAAALCALLAGCSAQAVADGGGGGRGPGGGTAATGTAAARPKPSTTPPEPLPGAHVNIADGQTVGVGMPVSVTFDRPVPVAERAHVERQLKVSAKVEGSWGWVKDRNLADGQRVDFRPRTYWKPGTAVTVRAGAGITRHFTVGRSLVATVDVRTHFMTLETAGSSRRVPITAGAPGMDTWNGTMVVSDKASKVFMDSRSVGFGDAYADYYYYAVHLTASGTYLHQNPKANIYGGRQNVTHGCVGLATGGPAKRFFDEVIPGDVVKVVGSRDTVAVGNGYGDWNLDWDQWRATSALH, from the coding sequence ATGGGACGGAGAGGCGGCCGGGGCCGGGCGGTCCGCGCCTGGAGCGCGGCGGCCTTGTGCGCGCTGCTCGCCGGGTGCTCGGCGCAGGCGGTGGCCGACGGCGGGGGCGGCGGAAGGGGACCGGGGGGCGGGACGGCCGCGACCGGCACCGCCGCGGCGCGGCCGAAGCCCTCCACCACACCGCCGGAGCCGCTGCCGGGCGCGCACGTCAACATCGCCGACGGGCAGACCGTGGGCGTCGGCATGCCGGTCTCGGTGACTTTCGACCGGCCGGTGCCCGTGGCCGAACGGGCGCACGTGGAAAGGCAGTTGAAGGTGTCCGCGAAGGTCGAGGGCTCCTGGGGGTGGGTCAAGGACCGTAACCTCGCCGACGGGCAGCGCGTCGACTTCCGGCCCCGTACGTACTGGAAGCCCGGAACGGCGGTAACCGTCCGGGCCGGAGCCGGAATCACTAGGCATTTCACGGTGGGCCGCTCCCTCGTCGCCACAGTGGATGTCCGTACACACTTCATGACGCTCGAAACGGCCGGATCGTCTCGCCGCGTCCCGATCACCGCCGGCGCGCCGGGGATGGACACCTGGAACGGCACGATGGTCGTCTCCGACAAGGCGTCCAAGGTGTTCATGGACTCCCGCTCGGTCGGCTTCGGTGACGCGTACGCGGATTACTACTACTACGCCGTCCACCTCACCGCCTCGGGCACCTATCTCCACCAGAACCCGAAGGCGAACATCTACGGCGGCCGGCAGAACGTCACGCACGGCTGTGTCGGACTCGCCACCGGCGGTCCCGCGAAGCGGTTCTTCGACGAGGTGATCCCCGGCGACGTCGTCAAGGTCGTCGGCTCCCGGGACACGGTCGCCGTCGGCAACGGCTACGGCGACTGGAACCTCGACTGGGACCAGTGGCGGGCCACGAGCGCCCTCCACTGA
- a CDS encoding cold-shock protein: protein MATGTVKWFNAEKGFGFIEQDGGGADVFAHYSNIATSGFRELQEGQKVTFDVTQGQKGPQAENIVPA, encoded by the coding sequence ATGGCTACTGGCACCGTGAAGTGGTTCAACGCGGAAAAGGGCTTCGGCTTCATCGAGCAGGACGGCGGCGGCGCCGACGTCTTCGCCCACTACTCGAACATCGCCACCTCTGGCTTCCGTGAGCTTCAGGAAGGCCAGAAGGTGACCTTCGACGTCACGCAGGGCCAGAAGGGCCCGCAGGCGGAGAACATCGTCCCCGCCTAG
- a CDS encoding cupin domain-containing protein — MTSPETGIPALAAALDMRPHPEGGWFTETWTAPQAFLPDGYPGPRAAASAIYFLLTPGDTSAWHTVRSDELWLWHRGGPLDVLLGGDGSTPQSTPQVIRLGPRIEAGERPQVLVPGGVWQSARPAGDEEVLVSCVVAPGFDYADFRLLDSGR; from the coding sequence ATGACCTCTCCTGAGACCGGGATCCCCGCGCTGGCCGCCGCCCTGGACATGCGTCCCCACCCGGAGGGCGGCTGGTTCACCGAGACCTGGACGGCGCCGCAGGCGTTCCTGCCCGACGGCTACCCGGGACCCCGCGCCGCCGCCTCGGCGATCTACTTCCTGCTCACGCCCGGCGACACCTCCGCCTGGCACACCGTCCGCTCGGACGAACTCTGGCTGTGGCACCGCGGTGGGCCCCTCGACGTCCTGCTCGGCGGCGACGGGTCCACTCCCCAGTCCACCCCGCAGGTGATCCGCCTCGGCCCCCGGATCGAGGCCGGGGAGCGCCCCCAGGTCCTCGTCCCCGGCGGGGTCTGGCAGTCCGCGCGTCCGGCCGGCGACGAGGAGGTTCTGGTCAGCTGTGTGGTGGCGCCCGGGTTCGACTACGCCGACTTCCGCCTGCTGGACTCGGGGCGCTGA
- a CDS encoding SigE family RNA polymerase sigma factor produces the protein MTEEEFDAFYASAFPRLTGQLYAFTGDHGEAQDVVQEAFVRAWDRRREFLADGAPEAWIRTVATRLAVSRWRRARRWLELVRRTAPADHAPGPGPERTALVAALRTLPEAQRMAIVLHHLCDLSVEQVASETGAPVGTVKARLSRGRAALALVLSEDPVDLTGPARAAGPVPTADSVGAPGSVRTPGKGEWEDNRVR, from the coding sequence ATGACCGAGGAGGAGTTCGACGCGTTCTACGCGAGCGCGTTCCCCCGTCTGACCGGCCAGCTCTACGCGTTCACGGGGGATCACGGCGAGGCGCAGGACGTCGTGCAGGAGGCGTTCGTCCGCGCCTGGGACCGGCGCCGGGAGTTCCTCGCCGACGGTGCTCCCGAGGCGTGGATACGGACCGTGGCGACCCGGCTCGCGGTGAGCCGCTGGCGCCGGGCCCGCCGCTGGCTGGAGTTGGTGCGGCGCACCGCGCCGGCCGACCACGCCCCGGGCCCGGGGCCCGAGCGCACCGCGCTCGTGGCCGCGCTGCGCACCTTGCCCGAGGCGCAGCGGATGGCGATCGTTCTGCACCATCTGTGCGACTTGAGTGTCGAGCAGGTAGCCTCCGAAACCGGTGCCCCCGTCGGCACGGTCAAGGCCCGGCTCTCACGGGGCCGGGCGGCGCTGGCGCTGGTGCTCTCGGAGGATCCGGTGGACCTGACCGGCCCCGCGCGCGCCGCGGGCCCCGTGCCCACCGCGGACTCCGTGGGCGCACCGGGCTCCGTGCGCACGCCGGGCAAGGGGGAGTGGGAGGACAACCGTGTCCGATGA
- a CDS encoding MerR family transcriptional regulator: MSPTDRFEDDDYPAYTMGRAAELIGATPAFLRAVGEAALITPLRSDGGHRRYSRNQLRLAARARDLVDQGTPVEAACRIVTLEDSLDEALRINAELRGSTPQDA, encoded by the coding sequence ATGAGCCCCACCGACCGGTTCGAGGACGACGACTACCCCGCCTACACGATGGGTCGTGCGGCCGAGCTGATCGGCGCCACCCCCGCGTTTCTGCGGGCCGTCGGGGAGGCCGCGCTGATCACGCCGCTGCGCTCCGACGGCGGCCACCGCCGCTACTCGCGCAACCAGCTCAGGCTCGCGGCCCGCGCCCGGGACCTCGTCGACCAGGGCACGCCCGTCGAGGCCGCTTGCAGAATCGTCACGCTGGAGGACTCCCTCGACGAGGCCCTGCGGATCAACGCGGAGCTGCGCGGTTCGACACCGCAGGACGCCTGA
- a CDS encoding ATP-binding protein codes for MRAHRRTVRPTARVEYTLPRTAVSAGRARKLTTAFLTRPRPRLASPTADQVDDATLIASELVANAVRYGRSGCRLRLQLGHGRVTVEVHDDSPGRPRIGVLDAESESGRGLAMVQQLAHSLEIVSTGFGGKTVRAVLAVR; via the coding sequence ATGCGTGCGCACCGGCGCACCGTCAGGCCGACCGCCCGCGTGGAGTACACACTGCCGCGTACGGCCGTCTCGGCGGGCAGGGCCCGCAAACTGACCACGGCGTTCCTGACCCGGCCGCGACCACGGCTCGCGTCACCGACCGCGGACCAGGTGGACGACGCCACACTGATCGCCTCCGAGCTCGTCGCCAACGCCGTGCGGTACGGCCGCAGCGGTTGCCGGCTGCGGCTTCAGCTGGGGCACGGACGCGTGACCGTCGAGGTCCACGACGACAGTCCCGGAAGGCCGCGGATCGGCGTGCTGGACGCGGAATCGGAAAGCGGCCGGGGCCTGGCCATGGTCCAGCAGCTGGCCCACAGTCTGGAGATCGTCAGTACGGGCTTCGGCGGCAAGACCGTGCGCGCGGTCCTGGCGGTGCGGTGA
- a CDS encoding FkbM family methyltransferase, with product MATLHRKLLGLLPRVGVQVLDLGSGAAVVYRRGVRRRVALGKGADLVLRGRTAAWKQVPLGGTGARLLLDEKETAADERSFQLSAASYLCGQHVTALLDRYEVNCVLDVGANSGQYGRQLRRLGYTGRIVSFEPTAEAFAKLRQAAEGDPDWQVHQIGLGREDTTQSIHVGWNTMNSLLPPSDYGKGRYKRFAKTRTEEIEVRRLDGMLDTVLAGLDDPRPYLKMDTQGYDLEVFAGAGERAAEFVGMQSEVATLRLYEGSPRMGEAIAVYEERGFEITGMYPVSREEATGRVVEFDCVMVRATAVPART from the coding sequence ATGGCGACCCTTCACAGAAAGCTGCTAGGTCTGCTGCCCCGCGTGGGCGTGCAGGTGCTGGACCTCGGATCGGGAGCCGCGGTGGTCTACCGGCGCGGTGTGCGCAGACGGGTCGCCCTCGGCAAGGGCGCCGACCTGGTGCTGCGCGGACGGACGGCCGCCTGGAAGCAGGTGCCGCTCGGCGGCACCGGCGCCCGCCTCCTGCTCGACGAGAAGGAGACGGCGGCCGACGAGCGCTCGTTCCAGCTGTCGGCCGCGTCCTACCTCTGCGGGCAGCACGTCACCGCCCTGCTCGACCGGTACGAGGTGAACTGCGTCCTCGACGTGGGCGCCAACTCCGGCCAGTACGGACGCCAGTTGCGCCGCCTCGGCTACACCGGCCGGATCGTCTCGTTCGAGCCGACCGCCGAGGCCTTCGCGAAGCTACGGCAGGCGGCGGAGGGGGACCCCGACTGGCAGGTGCATCAGATCGGTCTCGGGCGGGAGGACACCACCCAGTCCATCCATGTGGGCTGGAACACCATGAACTCCCTTCTGCCGCCCAGCGATTACGGCAAGGGCCGCTACAAACGCTTCGCCAAGACCCGTACGGAGGAGATCGAGGTCCGCCGTCTCGACGGGATGCTGGACACGGTCCTCGCCGGGCTCGACGACCCCCGCCCCTATCTGAAGATGGACACCCAGGGCTACGACCTGGAGGTGTTCGCGGGTGCGGGGGAGCGCGCCGCGGAGTTCGTCGGCATGCAGTCGGAGGTCGCGACGCTGCGGCTGTACGAGGGCAGTCCCCGGATGGGCGAGGCCATCGCCGTGTACGAGGAGCGCGGCTTCGAGATCACCGGCATGTACCCGGTGTCGCGGGAGGAGGCCACCGGCCGTGTGGTGGAGTTCGACTGCGTGATGGTCCGCGCGACGGCGGTCCCGGCGAGGACGTAG